A single genomic interval of Daucus carota subsp. sativus chromosome 1, DH1 v3.0, whole genome shotgun sequence harbors:
- the LOC108198858 gene encoding transcription factor HEC3, whose translation MDINGHRFSNPTWELEMAIEDQLIHDHHKIPLTTLYPIQDHHHIPAHPQPSSSSFVFETMAKYNTHQLEQVQEEEEPEEEELGAMKEMMFKIAAMQPVDIDPATIHKPKRRNVRISDDPQSVAARHRRERISEKIRILQRLVPGGTKMDTASMLEEAGRYIKFLKRQIKQLQANHQPQCNMGMVSTNEILQPHHLSFNHEVISENHNYI comes from the coding sequence ATGGACATCAACGGCCATAGATTCTCAAACCCTACTTGGGAACTTGAAATGGCTATCGAAGATCAGCTCATCCATGATCATCACAAAATACCCTTGACCACACTTTACCCTATTCAAGACCATCACCACATACCCGCTCATCCACAACCCTCATCATCCTCTTTCGTCTTCGAAACCATGGCCAAGTACAACACTCATCAACTAGAGCAAGTACAAGAAGAGGAAGAACCCGAGGAAGAAGAGCTGGGAGCCATGAAGGAAATGATGTTCAAGATCGCCGCGATGCAGCCAGTAGACATCGATCCAGCCACAATCCACAAACCTAAAAGACGAAATGTCCGGATCAGCGATGACCCTCAAAGTGTAGCGGCTAGGCATCGCAGAGAAAGAATAAGCGAAAAAATCCGAATCCTCCAGAGACTTGTTCCGGGAGGGACTAAAATGGACACGGCATCCATGTTAGAGGAAGCCGGAAGGTATATCAAGTTCTTGAAGAGGCAAATCAAACAACTCCAAGCTAACCATCAGCCCCAATGCAATATGGGAATGGTGAGTACCAATGAGATTCTTCAGCCTCACCATTTGTCCTTTAATCATGAGGTAATTAGtgaaaatcataattatatatga